Genomic window (Cryptococcus neoformans var. grubii H99 chromosome 9, complete sequence):
CgatggaaaagatgaaCCCACATCCATGTATTCTCGCTTTGTACCCTCAGGAAGCGCGAACTTCCCGCCatgggagagagggatgaACTTGTTTCCTGTTGCTGTGTAAACATGAGGCAAAATCTCTTGGTCGACCATTTTCTGTATTCTCATTAACATCTACTGAATCGCAACAGTAATTGCAGCAAATCAATGAGCGACTTACGGGACCATCCTCCGAGAACATCGCTTTGGGACCTTCAATCTGCTCTTGTAATCTTTTGTTGATATCTTCGGCCGATCCAACAATGTCTGAGATGTCTATGATTTTCTTTCTATCCTTGACCTTTCCCTTTACTGTCATCCTTGCATTTGGTAGATATGTGGGTTTGTCCATCAGGGCAGGCttcgcttccttcttgtcctgcGCACTCTGTGGGACGATTAATGGGTTATTCCACAATACAAAGGACATCGAGCACTAACAGAGATAGAGTGCAAACAGCTGTCGACCACATTTTGCCTCGCTCCTGGTTTTAACAATTCCTCGATCAGCGACAAGGCATCGCCCTCGAAACCCATGATCTCAATCAGCTCTGATTGTATATCATCGTTTGAGCGCGGGGTAGACAGAAGGTTGACAAGTGATCCAAAGGTGGTAGGAATGTGCCTATGGTATTATATCATCAGTCATGGTAGGGGGTGTCTGGCAACGGCCGGACATACTGGCGCAAACGATCGGCCAAATCAGTTTTcgttgacgatgaagacTCGGGCGCGGGCGTGGATTCGATAGGAGGAGGCTCCAGAGTCATAGATGGCAGACCAGTATCCGACAAATAGTTTAGAACCGACGGCCATGGTGAGGTCTCCAAGACTggttcatcatcatcggtgGCTTGGGCACGAAGCCTAACAGGAACATATAATCAGTGGAGATGTGTTACGAGGTGGCGCATTAGTTACTTACTGAGAGGAGCCCCAGCTTGAAATAACAGCTTTCCAACTATCCTCAAATGTTGGAGGTTGGGGCTGAAAAAGGGTGCCCAAGTAATGTTGGACAGACATGGACAGGCGTGATGCTAGTGATGAACAGGCGCGATGTTAATGTCAATTGAGATGGTTGGTAGATCTGCGCTTCTTGCTGTGCTCGTCGTTCTGCAGGGATTGTTTGTCGAAAAGCTGCGAGGGACttgaaaggaaagatgaggaCAATAGCAATATGGCCAATTACTGAGCCGGCCACAGTGAAATGCAGTCTCTGAAGCGAAAATGATGCTCATTGCCCATACACCCCTCAAAGAGCAAACTTATGGATTCGACGATACTACACCCAGTTTGGTTCCGTTCGTACCTGAACAGACTTATAGTGTAGAAACCAGTAAGCTTTTCTATTATCTAGATCAACATACGGATCACGTCGATTCGCTCCACAGCATCTCTCGCAGGATCACAGGCTTGAATGGGATATTAGCCATTCTAGATTCAATGACAAAGTGGTGAGTAGTGAAGGCTTATCCGGAATGGCGAAACCATGGTGGAGGCAGCCACCACCACAATACACTACTGCAGCTAGACCATTCTTCCAAAAGAGGCATAGTAACTAAATACTCCCGTCCTTGGTCGACTGATAAGCACATTTGTGCATGATGCTGCACTTTTCGAGATACTTCCGTCTTCGAACCTCCGCAATTACGTCTTTGACCCCACAAAGACGATCTAAAGTCAATTAGAGTGTGGCGTGGCAGGTAGGGCAACAAATCGTGGCTATCAATGTGCCCCTGTTGCTTCTTACAAAGCATTTAGAGACTGGCCCGTCAGCTCAAGCGAGTACCGACAACTGCTTGTACTATACTGTTTGCAGGATTTGCAATTAATTAATGTCATTCACATGGTAGGGGAGCTGATGCTAATAATGAATGATTGTCATTCTGCCATCTCTGGGTCATGCGTCATGTGCTAATCATGCGCCGCCGTCACGTGTCGCCACTCACAGCGTCTAGAAAAGCTTTTGGTACAATGAAAACCCTCAAACAGGAACAACAGTAATAATGGATTTGATTAGGCATGAAAACCTCCACACATCTTCGGACAGATGCTCCGATTTCCAAAAAAATATCGTTCCCCCAACCATCGTCTTTGTTTGACCCACCATCGTGGTGTGGGCATGAAACGATGCTCTAGGTCAGCTGCCCACTTACCAAAAGCTGTAACAGGCAATCTTGAAACTCGCAATAGGTCCGACAGATACGAAGGAATATAGAGAATAATTGCCAAATGACCTTCTTGTTGATATCGGAAGCGCTGCCGGTAGTTGATCTTTGTTCTACAGTGTCCAAAAGTTGCAACAGGCATTCTTGAATCGAGCAGTAGGTACGGGAAATCGAACTAAAATAGGGGACATTGTCGCCTGATGACCTTTTTGACATCGGAGGCGCTGCCGATAATCGACAGTCAAGGGTCTGATGATAGCAAATTATCGACACTCGGAACGCCTCACAACAACAATCTTGCCCAAGAAAACTATATAAACAGACGCCAAGTCAGTAGCTATGGAACACCCACTCCCtgccaagctcaagacAGCGAATAATGCGAATCCCTCTCGACGTTGCACACTCGGTAGTACGTGCTCTGCACACCATCCGTGATGACTCTTCCCTATCAGACGGCGGTAATATTACCCAAACCTCGATTCAGATCCCTAGCAGCCAACCAGCATGGGCCGAACCACTTTCCCCGAACTTGGCTGCCTTTTCTATCGAGATGGATCGGTGGCCAGACTGGGCGGGACAAAAAGTTGGAGAACCAAACGAGTATGTCAATCAGGTACTCACCAACTTGGGTGAACGAACCGGGGCAATGCCCTATCTCAGGGTTGGAGGTGAGTAACCTATGTCATTTCTTGcactcttttccttgccatgTCTCCCATGTCTCTCATGTCTCTCATGTCTCCTATCCATACTGTATGGGGCTATACTGACTTCGCATAGCCAACTCCGAAGACCGTGCGACGCTCGACTTGTCTTATGAGGTGATGAACGCCACATTCCCCGCACCTACTGCAGAGGTACCGGTTCCTGAAGCAGACCACATCTTTATCGGTCGTGACTTCTACGCACTCTCCGGTAACCTTCCCGATGGTACACCTTTCCAATGGGGTATTAATCTCGCAAGTCTCAACCGCACTGAGACTATTGCCCAGGCGAAGCTCGTCGCCGACACTTTCCAAGGGGAACGAGCCCATTTGACAGCCAATGTCAATCTGGATGCCTTGGAGATAGGTAATGAGCCCGATTTCTACGCTGACGGGAAGAAGTTGGGTGCGGCATGGACCCCAGCGAACTACTCTCACACATGGCTCGATTATGCCCAAGGGGTATCGGAAGTCATCCAGTTGGGTGGTGATGGTCCCTATCTTACTCCTGGTGCAATGGCCGGCTTTGAGACTCCGGTGTGGACACCTGAAGCCTTTTTCGAGGCTGGAATTTTGGGCGACGACAACATCCGAGCTGTTGTTAAGCAGTTCAACCAACACGTCTACTCGGGTGCTTTCGGGGACGGTTACCCTCTATCCCCTGTGGGCGGGTTGATGGACAAGGGTACTGTGCGAACGAACCTTACCACTCGGGCCAATGGGCTAAAAGCTGCCAAGAGTGAGGGTCTACAATACGTCTTTGTAAGTTTCCTTACAACTGAATGGCTTCATCATACCATTCAGAGTGAGATCCTGGCTGATTATGGTTGTAGTCTGAAGGTAATTCATATGCCAAGTGAGTTAAAGTCTTGGATGTTTATGGAATTTGCAGACGCTTACGAACAACAGCCATGGTCAACCTGGTACCAGTAACACGGCGGAAGGAGCCCTTTGGGCCATTGACTGGATGCTTCAACTCGCTTCTATGGGCATTGAGCGTATGCACTTCCACCACGGTGTCGGCTTCCGCTACAATTTCTTCCAGCCGGTCGCTACCGATGCGGAACACGACGATGGACTCAATATGACCCAACGAGCTCACATTCTACCTGTTTATCACGCCGCTCTTATCGTCAACGAAGCAATTGGTACCAATGGAAACTCGTACGTTGCAGAGATCAATACCGCAAACGATAATGTGGTGGCGTATGGTAtttgggaagatggagatttGGTCCGAATGGTGGTCACCAGTACCGAGGTTTACACCactgacgatgaagaggctCAAGAGGGAAGGAACAAGTTTGAGGTCAACCTTGTTGGAGTTGAAGGAAGGAACGCAACTGTAAAGAGGTTGTTTGTCCCGCAAACCACTGCGATGCACGGACTGTAAGtatccctcttccttcttctcgcagCGCCTGGGACAGACACTGACAGGAGTTCAGTACTTGGGCTGGTCAATCTTTCGATACTGAAGATGGTAAACCAACCGGAGAAGTCAGCGAGGAGACTCTCGACAACGGCGTTCTTCAAATTGACGCATCCTCCGCCGTTCTCATCTGTTTCAAGTAACCCTCGGCCGACTACGAGGGAAaacgaagaaggggagaatAATATCTCCAGGAAgtgaaagaaagagaggaaaaaaagaccAATAAGGATCCAGAATTGGTGCCGGAGATTTTAAACTATAATCTAGAAGTCAAGAAAGTTTAGTTAGTTAGAAAGAATGTATAAATTTAAGAGTCAAGTTTGTAAACATGCTACCCTCGTACAGTACACTTGATGGCTCCGTTATCAGCCACAATTTGCAGGTGGGTGGGGGGGAAGATTGCTCATGACGGATGTCGCGTCATTTGTGAAACCCCGCAGGGGCCGCGGTGCTGTTCATCTGTCCAACTAATAATTGTTATTTAACCATTGGTGCTTAACCCAGCTTTGAGGTTGAGAGTCACCGCTAGTACCTTGAGTGCAATAAATGAACAGTAGTTGGTTTCCGGTTCGATTCCGATCATGATTCGTTGATGACTTGTCTGGTATCTGATCATGGATTTATAATCAAATACAGTACACAGTCCAGAGATGTACATATCTACATCTAGATATCTAGAATACTCTTAAGCCACCAAGCTCCGCCAATCCCTCATCAGCATTGCCGACATCCAATCCCACAGACTTTTCAGCTGTTGCACCCTTCATGCCTACACCGCCAAATAGACTTGAAAATAGCTCATCCACTTGCTCCTCGTGCCATCCTTGAGAAAGGGGAATGGGGACAACAAAGTTTTGCGCTTTTTCATGCACAGTATAACTAGCGAAACATCAGTAAAATGCTATAGTGGATTCGCAGCCATGACCACTCACCGAAGCTTTCTTCCTTTACTACCGCCCCGCTCAGCctctcgcttcttcttcttttctctcctcaaGTGAGTCAAGTCGGCAGCAGGACCAGAACCAGATCGAGATTCGATGACTTCACGAAGCAGAGCTCGATACCCAGTCTCTTCGCTCTCCATCAGCGTCTTTTCGGCCTCGCGCTTTAGCCGTTGTTAgcaaaaaagggaaaaatTTGAATATGTAAAAACAACTCGCCTTGCTGTTGATACCAGACTCGATAGCTTCGACAACGCCGCCTGAACCGTTTTTCATCTGTTGAAGGAACTTGCTTCCACCTGCCTGTTTTGAGCCGAGCTGCAAAGAAGCCGCTTGGATTTTGCTAGACCATTTATTGAGGATGGGTACGAGTTGGGGATGGGATCTGGGGACGTATTAGATGCCATGATCAGCTACAGAACAGATACACATACCTATCCGCAATACCCAATGACTCCTTGGCAGCTTCTATCCAATATGCTTCCCCTTGAGCATCATCACCCTCGGCCCTTTTTCTCTTGCCGAGCGaaacctcctcttctgatTCTCCAGGCAAAATAATAGATTCTCTCAAAGTGAAAAGACGTTCATTGAGTTCGCTGAGACTCTTAAGGATGGAAGCTTTTTTGGAAGCAAGTTCGTTTTCAGGGTCTTCGGGAAGGGTGGCGGGGACAGTGTTGGAAGCAGTGAGGGCTTTCTGGAAAGTGATACGGAGGGTGATGAGGGATTCAAAGAGAGCCTAGGATATTCGTTAGTTTGTAATGGGCAGATTTTCCCTATTGAACCCACCTTTTGCTTTCGGATGGCTTGTCCCTTTTCAACATCTTTAAGACGAGAATTTCTGAGAGATGCGACGGGATCGAGCGCTTGCTTTGAGCCGTTGGCTCGAGGTTGGGgttgctcttcctcgtcttcgtcctcgctttcaccttcctcgtcttcatcctcatcatcttcctcatcatcttcgtcctcatcctcatcttcatcctcctcatcttcatcttcatatCTCTCGCTGCCCTCTTCGCCTCCattttcctcctcatcttcatcatcgtcgtcaaaaatcttcatcctcccaGTCTTCACACCTTCGTACTTTGGTCCTGTCAAAGTCCCACCACCGGTCCCTCCAAgctccatcctcaatcTAGAGGGTCCCACGTCAACATAATGTTCTCGTCCCTCATCGCCCTTTCGCTGGATATCGTGTGAGTCGAGGTTGGAGTAGGCACTTTCGGGATCTGGGACAGATACATTGTTTGAATGGAGCTGTTTGAGCTGTTGGGCGAGTGAAGGGCCGGACATGGTGGATGGAGTGAGTTACTTCTGTGTATAGACCAAGCGTTTTGACCTGCACTTTGCCGTAGCTTAGCTTTGcaactttttttttgagTATATTACGTAAGTTATATGTTTGGCTCTTAAACATTAAAGTAAGAAGCTGCTGCGTGCGCAACGACGTCGGCCCGCTGTGCTCGATCAATGTGATGCTTGCATTCTGCATTTGACCCTTCATACTGACTTTGTTCATCCGTCTTATATACCCATACACCAtgttcttccatctctctgCACTCTCCGTGTTCCTTGTCATTGCATTCTGTACGTTATTTCTTTATGTCTTACACTCCCTCCATACTCACCTCTCAACCCCGCCAGTCTTAATCTACTACCGCGCacgcctcttctcccttgccGCCCGTTTTCTCCCAGACACAATCGTCAACCGATTATCCCACTATACTCCATTAGAATCTTATTCATTCGCAGACCAAGCGGAAGCGGGTATGAGCAGCGGAAACTTTGACTTGGAGGCGAATATTGGGGAGGGGAGTGGTGAAGGGAGACTGGGGCTTGATGAGGCTGGTGTAGAGGAAGTCAGAAGAATTATGTGAGTACGGGGGATTGGTGTAgagtggtggtggttggCGATGTGTGCCGGATGTGAATAGGGGTGGATACTGATGTTGGGAATAGGGCGATTGAGAGGTGTACCTTTGATCAGGCGAGGTTGATCAGGCATAACCGCATCCTTGCCAAGAACGGTATCGCCCCTGATGGTAAGTGATGAACGCGATATAGATAGTGCAAGTCTTGCTTCTTACCACCTTGATTTAGGGACTCCTCTTGACAGAAAAGCTATTACTCACCTTTAAAGCAACCTACAAACGGAACCCTTTTTACAAATATGTGTCTGATTGTATATCACATCAGCGAACGACGATTTCATCTATCGATACACCTTTTGATTTCGATCccttttttatttttctttttagCTTGGATTTTGATTTATCATGTTGTTGAATTATACCCAGTACTATTATGCAGATGCCTAAATCAAATGCATATCTAATCGTCTATACACCATACAAATACTCGAAGAACGTGGGCTTgctttcccatcctcttACAGATACTCTCACCCCCGGGTTTATACGGCCATATGTCGCATCAATTCTCACACGCGAAAAACCGGGTATATCCCCAAAATCTGACTCGTCGTCCATATCTACCCATCCGCCTGCCATGCTATCTTCACTCTCATGACCTGACACCCTTGGGATCGTCAAGCTATCGCCGAGAGTGCCAAAGTCTGAACCGCCCTCCGAGGACGCATATCGGGAAGACGTCGCTGAATAGGTTCTTGTCAATTCGTTCTCGTTTTCCGATAAAGACAGGTCGACCATCTCTGGTATAGGGGTGATGGTGGTATCGCCTTCAACAGAGTAGCTGACGATCTCTGCATCGCCCATTTCGGTTGCAGTGTCGCTGCCGGACTCTGTGAATTCGCTCAATTCACTTGACTCGCCCTCGGAAAGCGAGTGATAGCTGCTTTCGGAGGACGATTGGCCAGAGACTTCGCTGGTTTCTGGAGTGGCTAGACTATGACCGGCGATGGGATGGCGGTTGGGCTGTGCGATAGAAGGGACGACGACGTGAGTGACCCGAAGAATCTGGCCCGAAGTTGTCGGAAGGTCTTGGCCTACACTTTTGTCAGCACGCCattgtttttcttttctttttttttttaaaaaagAAGGGCTTGAAAAGAATCAACGACTCACTCCACGAAGCAAGCTCGTAATAACGAGAAAGCAGATGGACGACGAGACGGTCAAAACTTTCAGAAAGGCACCAGCTCAAGTGCGCAGGTGAGCGCGAGATTTCCAAGATGGCAGGGATTTGACCATTCTCGATTGGAAGATCCGGCAAAATGTCAAGGCCTCGATGTGTGGGAAGCCTTCGGCCAGCAGATGAAGCAGACGCAGCTGCCGCTTCGGAAGCATAGTCGACTAGCCGTTCATCAATGACTCGCCACTGCCCGTCTTCCTGTACATTCAAATCACCCCACTCTCCGCCGAGCCACTTTCTGATTTCCGTATCTGCCTTGGTGACTAGGCCTTCAGCCCTTTTACCTCGCTTGCGGAGCATAGCACGAGTTCCCTTTAACGAGGTAGAGAATGACCCTTGACGAGAGTCTGGAGAAAAGGGGTCCCGTTCGGGGACGAGAGCCGGAGGGACAGGCGTGGTGCGTGGGATTGCACCGGCTGGGAACGACGGGAGCGAAGGGCGGACTTGAAGAGGTACTGGGGGAGCATAGTCGGCTTTTGTTGGACGTACGATATGCGGATTGGAGGCAAAGGCCGCTATACCAGGTAGTTTCTTATCAGCCGCCACCCCCCTTATCTACTAATCAAATCAAATCATAAAAGGAGTACAAACCATTGTCAAGTCGCCTTATTACTCTCTTGCCTTTCCCATTGTACTCTGGAGCGGCATTTGGCCTGGCGTCGCGCTCACGACGAGCTGCAGCCTTTTCTCTTTGCTGGGCGTTGTGGGCCTGCACTTGGCGAGCTGCCCTGTTTGCGGGGTTCTGGAGGATGGcggggaggtggaggctgCGGGATGTAAGCGCTGTGCGGGGTGCGGGTGGCGCTTACGGTACTGGTTCTGCTGCGTTGTCTGCCATCGTTGCCTCGTGGTTGCGCATGGAAAAGAGGCGAGTTGGGCCAGGAAAAGAGGGCGGGGCCGGCGGCAAGGCAGAAAGCATCACGTGGGCAATAACAAGCACCCGTGCCTAGATCGTGATCTCTCGTTTACATTTCATTCGCATGCTTTCTAGcattctctcttttttccttccttcctcctcctctgcaGATGCACAGCGCGCCAAATGAATGACCAATCAGCCGCCGCAAGAGAGAAGATCAGGAGAGGATACCGCGCTTGGTAAGCACCCATGCACTAACCCAGACCCAGCTGGCCGCCCACCGCCCACCGCCCATGCTCCTCCCGATACTGACACCAACCACGCACATCACAGCCTCCATTGCAGGTCTCGCAAAGCAAAGTGCGATCTCGCAAGTATTCCGAGTCTCTGTCATACATATGCATGCTGACTCAAATCTTCACAGGGAGACATTGATGcgccctcttctccgccatGCAGTCGATGCAAGCGAGAAAGCCGAGAATGTGTGTTTGCTCCCTCCCGCCGGGGAGGAaacaacaagaagagggcACGTACAGATTCAGAAGACATCTCAagagaggacgaggatCCGCCTCGCCCATTGGGTCGTTCTACAGCCGAAGTTCTGTCGGGCGAAGAACATTCCTCCCAGACTTTTCCTTACCCTCAGCCACCTCCACAGCCCCGCCATCCATCTGTGCATAATCTTCTAGGTCATTCCCCGCCACCCGCTCGATATCGTCAGCATTTCGGCCATACTTCTTCCAGTACACAATCATCTCCCCAAACTAGCTTTTCCGCCGACCATGCGACTCCACAGACTCGACCCACACTGCCTAATGTTCAGTCTCACACAGCCACAGGATACCCAGAttcccctccttcacccAGACGGGGACGCATGGCCAATCCACCGTTGCACGCGGCCGATCCAAGTAGTATCGTCGTAGCAGACATGCGTAATGAGAGTGATGCGCTGCAAATCCTTGCGCTTGCTAGTGGTCAGGCAGCAAATagggaaggtgaagaagagagatcTGATAGGCATGATGGCCATAGCGCGTCAGGCACTGTCGATTCTACAGGTATGGGAGGTCACCAGCAGCAAATGAGGGGAGCACCTTCGTCCCCGGAAAAAGAAGTGCACTTGTCGAAGCTGGCGCAGTTCCCTCTGGTTAAATTGGGGATCCTCAGCGTCGAACAGACGACAAGACTTGTGGATATGTTTTTCAGGTGTCACCATCACTTTTTTGTCAGTTTTCCCGCTTCTTGCGGCCCCAACTCAAAAGtaaaaaaataaaataaaaagaCTAACTTTAAACTTTAGCCAATTATTCCCTCTGACGGCATTCCAAGGACTCTTGAACAATTATCTGTCTTTGCCCAAAACGAAAAATACCTTTTGGcaaccatcatcatcatttcgAGCCGGGTGGAAAACACACCAGAGATGAGGGCGATCCATGAACGCTCATGGCTAGTCATGCGCAGATGGATCTCCAGGGTCCAATGCCTCGGTGAACCACCCACCATAGGCCTTGTCGAATCCCTCCTTTTACTCGCGGAGAACCTGCCACGTACTTCACGTGAGATGATGTCTGATGATTCTGCAGAGACGGATGTGATTGAAGAACCGCACGGCGTGGAGAACAGGCAGGCTTGGCAGATGATAGGTTTGGCAGTGAGGAGTGCATATGAGATGGGGTTGGATAAGTTGGGTCTGCAATTGATACCGGAGACGGAGAGAACGCTGGAGCTGGAGAGGGCAAAGTTGGTTTGGGTCTGTGAGTGCGACATATCTCTTGACGAATGGACATGATGTTGATTGTTGGCAAGACTGCTACCTCTTCGACAGACAGTGGGTTGAATAGTTTTAGTTTTAGATTTTATTCCAAACGCTAACTTTTTTCCTAGTATCTCCATGCGACTCGGTAAAGGTTTCTGGACACGAGGCGGTGCAGTTTGTTTCCAAGGctactcttcctctgctcAAACTGGCCCTGCCGCTGCCCTCGTCAATTTCCCCTTTTTACGCGAAATCAAGCCTGGCGACCCTCATAGCGATCATCCCCAAGATGACTTGGGCAGTTTGGTACAAGCGTATCTGGAactgacgatgatgatgagtaATGCGCATGATGTACTTTATCCTAATGCGGCGAGAACAAGGTCACTTGTTGTGTAGGTgtattttttcttcctcttatGGGACAAGTACCGATAAGAGCTGATGGTTGTTAGTTACGGAGAGTACTTCAAGTACATTGACGAAATGGCACGATCATTGGATGGGTTCAAGATTTTATGGCGACGTAAAAAATGGACACTGTTCCCTCTCACCGACACTGTCTGGGTCATGTTCTACTACATACAACTTTATATATGTGCCTTCAGTTTCGTCAGTACCTACTTATTTACTTTTTTAAAATGTTATCAACTGACATCTCTTCAGCAAGCGCACGTCGAACGGGCAACTATCcgaggcgaagaagagtacAAACTTTTGGAACAACGACACAGGGAACAAGGAGGCACGACGAAACTCGCCAGACCGTCTCTCAGTCTTTTCCCACGAGGCGCTGCTCAAAGTCCCGATGCGCGATACATTTTCCAAATGTGTGA
Coding sequences:
- a CDS encoding protein BFR2, giving the protein MSGPSLAQQLKQLHSNNVSVPDPESAYSNLDSHDIQRKGDEGREHYVDVGPSRLRMELGGTGGGTLTGPKYEGVKTGRMKIFDDDDEDEEENGGEEGSERYEDEDEEDEDEDEDEDDEEDDEDEDEEGESEDEDEEEQPQPRANGSKQALDPVASLRNSRLKDVEKGQAIRKQKALFESLITLRITFQKALTASNTVPATLPEDPENELASKKASILKSLSELNERLFTLRESIILPGESEEEVSLGKRKRAEGDDAQGEAYWIEAAKESLGIADRSHPQLVPILNKWSSKIQAASLQLGSKQAGGSKFLQQMKNGSGGVVEAIESGINSKREAEKTLMESEETGYRALLREVIESRSGSGPAADLTHLRREKKKKREAERGGSKGRKLRYTVHEKAQNFVVPIPLSQGWHEEQVDELFSSLFGGVGMKGATAEKSVGLDVGNADEGLAELGGLRVF
- a CDS encoding specific RNA polymerase II transcription factor, yielding MNDQSAAAREKIRRGYRACLHCRSRKAKCDLGDIDAPSSPPCSRCKRESRECVFAPSRRGGNNKKRARTDSEDISREDEDPPRPLGRSTAEVLSGEEHSSQTFPYPQPPPQPRHPSVHNLLGHSPPPARYRQHFGHTSSSTQSSPQTSFSADHATPQTRPTLPNVQSHTATGYPDSPPSPRRGRMANPPLHAADPSSIVVADMRNESDALQILALASGQAANREGEEERSDRHDGHSASGTVDSTGMGGHQQQMRGAPSSPEKEVHLSKLAQFPLVKLGILSVEQTTRLVDMFFRCHHHFFPIIPSDGIPRTLEQLSVFAQNEKYLLATIIIISSRVENTPEMRAIHERSWLVMRRWISRVQCLGEPPTIGLVESLLLLAENLPRTSREMMSDDSAETDVIEEPHGVENRQAWQMIGLAVRSAYEMGLDKLGLQLIPETERTLELERAKLVWVYCYLFDRHISMRLGKGFWTRGGAVCFQGYSSSAQTGPAAALVNFPFLREIKPGDPHSDHPQDDLGSLVQAYLELTMMMSNAHDVLYPNAARTRSLVVYGEYFKYIDEMARSLDGFKILWRRKKWTLFPLTDTVWVMFYYIQLYICAFSFQAHVERATIRGEEEYKLLEQRHREQGGTTKLARPSLSLFPRGAAQSPDARYIFQMCDAARELIHICVDNLYPGGALPYLPSRFLLWFTYGAIVLLKALYSGAMLRADHKRTLDLIDRLCICFAQCSTDEDYPAVRYGKQLEALRNKLAGLSDVKSTQSPNGSQTVRLPRTQNRVPEVHVSPSQTSTSPSAVPPPQQFESRPSTFQPARPHAMPNEHAINTPTWQLPVLQQYTQPVTFPYPTTPMSFSAGPSTEMPAPYVAPPHQQPFMEFGVAQSSDGLNLGMNDHNNLGFTTLDDWFGFGTAGTAGGAGQDGNGVDDSMGLANVGLDLQDFWMNVGPGEAQGGFPFR